In Nasonia vitripennis strain AsymCx chromosome 2, Nvit_psr_1.1, whole genome shotgun sequence, a genomic segment contains:
- the LOC100118693 gene encoding venom protease isoform X1, whose product MKSSVGSSFLFTALLMRVFCLETISAEPPRVARNPESCTSNTGAPGVCVRIRDCASLHDYVANRPIMGIGAMLSSVCSFGFFKVMVCCPLELPKDENTPLLPPHCGHSAGLHNRIVGGNDAALNAWPWMAAIAFRFGNDSGDFIFSCGGTLVSSRHVVTAAHCLEYEEVSYQVRLGAHDLENTDDGSHPIDVIVESYVVHPEYNNTSKENDIAILRLDRDVEFTKAIHPICLPIEKNLRNRDFVGTYPFVAGWGATSYEGEESDVLQEVQVPVVSNEQCKKDYAAKRVVIDERVLCAGWPNGGKDACQGDSGGPLMWPKQTTYYLIGVVSTGSKCATAQFPGIYSRVTHFLNFIISNMK is encoded by the exons ACTATATCCGCCGAAC cgCCTCGCGTTGCCCGAAATCCAGAAAGCTGCACCAGCAACACCGGAGCCCCGGGAGTCTGCGTGAGGATTCGGGACTGCGCGTCGCTCCACGACTATGTCGCGAATCGTCCCATCATGGGCATCGGCGCCATGCTCTCCTCCGTCTGTTCCTTCGGATTCTTCAAGGTCATGGTCTGTTGTCCTTTGGAGCTGCCGAAGGACGAGAACACGCCACTGTTGCCACCTCACTGTGGTCACAGCGCTGGTCTTCACAACAGAATTGTCGGCGGGAACGATGCTGCGCTGA atgCCTGGCCGTGGATGGCTGCAATAGCTTTTCGCTTCGGCAACGATTCCGGCGACTTCATATTCAGCTGCGGTGGAACCCTCGTATCCTCGAGGCACGTCGTGACGGCTGCCCATTGTTTGGAGTACGAGGAGGTCAGCTACCAGGTACGCCTGGGTGCGCACGACCTCGAGAACACCGACGACGGATCCCACCCCATTGACGTCATCGTCGAGAGCTACGTTGTCCATCCGGAGTACAACAATACCTCGAAGGAGAACGACATTGCTATCTTGAGGCTGGACCGAGACGTTGAATTCACCA AGGCCATCCATCCCATTTGTCTGCCCATCGAGAAGAATCTTAGGAACCGCGACTTCGTAGGAACGTACCCGTTCGTGGCCGGTTGGGGCGCGACGTCTTACG AGGGCGAGGAATCGGACGTCCTTCAAGAGGTGCAGGTTCCGGTGGTCAGCAATGAGCAGTGCAAAAAAGACTACGCGGCGAAGAGGGTCGTCATCGACGAGCGCGTGCTATGCGCGGGTTGGCCCAACGGTGGAAAGGACGCTTGCCAG GGGGACAGCGGCGGCCCACTCATGTGGCCCAAGCAGACGACCTATTACCTCATCGGAGTGGTTTCGACTGGTTCGAAGTGCGCCACGGCCCAATTTCCCGGCATATACTCGCGAGTTACGCACTTCTTGAACTTCATCATCTCCAACATGAAGTGA
- the LOC100118693 gene encoding venom protease isoform X2: protein MKSSVGSSFLFTALLMRVFCLETISAEQSCTSNTGAPGVCVRIRDCASLHDYVANRPIMGIGAMLSSVCSFGFFKVMVCCPLELPKDENTPLLPPHCGHSAGLHNRIVGGNDAALNAWPWMAAIAFRFGNDSGDFIFSCGGTLVSSRHVVTAAHCLEYEEVSYQVRLGAHDLENTDDGSHPIDVIVESYVVHPEYNNTSKENDIAILRLDRDVEFTKAIHPICLPIEKNLRNRDFVGTYPFVAGWGATSYEGEESDVLQEVQVPVVSNEQCKKDYAAKRVVIDERVLCAGWPNGGKDACQGDSGGPLMWPKQTTYYLIGVVSTGSKCATAQFPGIYSRVTHFLNFIISNMK, encoded by the exons ACTATATCCGCCGAAC AAAGCTGCACCAGCAACACCGGAGCCCCGGGAGTCTGCGTGAGGATTCGGGACTGCGCGTCGCTCCACGACTATGTCGCGAATCGTCCCATCATGGGCATCGGCGCCATGCTCTCCTCCGTCTGTTCCTTCGGATTCTTCAAGGTCATGGTCTGTTGTCCTTTGGAGCTGCCGAAGGACGAGAACACGCCACTGTTGCCACCTCACTGTGGTCACAGCGCTGGTCTTCACAACAGAATTGTCGGCGGGAACGATGCTGCGCTGA atgCCTGGCCGTGGATGGCTGCAATAGCTTTTCGCTTCGGCAACGATTCCGGCGACTTCATATTCAGCTGCGGTGGAACCCTCGTATCCTCGAGGCACGTCGTGACGGCTGCCCATTGTTTGGAGTACGAGGAGGTCAGCTACCAGGTACGCCTGGGTGCGCACGACCTCGAGAACACCGACGACGGATCCCACCCCATTGACGTCATCGTCGAGAGCTACGTTGTCCATCCGGAGTACAACAATACCTCGAAGGAGAACGACATTGCTATCTTGAGGCTGGACCGAGACGTTGAATTCACCA AGGCCATCCATCCCATTTGTCTGCCCATCGAGAAGAATCTTAGGAACCGCGACTTCGTAGGAACGTACCCGTTCGTGGCCGGTTGGGGCGCGACGTCTTACG AGGGCGAGGAATCGGACGTCCTTCAAGAGGTGCAGGTTCCGGTGGTCAGCAATGAGCAGTGCAAAAAAGACTACGCGGCGAAGAGGGTCGTCATCGACGAGCGCGTGCTATGCGCGGGTTGGCCCAACGGTGGAAAGGACGCTTGCCAG GGGGACAGCGGCGGCCCACTCATGTGGCCCAAGCAGACGACCTATTACCTCATCGGAGTGGTTTCGACTGGTTCGAAGTGCGCCACGGCCCAATTTCCCGGCATATACTCGCGAGTTACGCACTTCTTGAACTTCATCATCTCCAACATGAAGTGA